The Micromonospora sp. WMMD961 genome has a segment encoding these proteins:
- a CDS encoding HAD family hydrolase, whose protein sequence is MINAVFFDVGGTILDESREFAAWADWLGVPRHTFSAVFGAVVARGLDYQETFRAFRADFDLAAEIDRRASAGQSETFGEEDLYPDARGCLAALRDQGLLVGLAGNQPAHAESILRALDLGVDVVGTSHGWGVAKPAPAFFERVVREGGGDASSILYVGDRPDNDARPALAAGMKACLIRRSPWGHILDIPTVAEQCLFRIDSLDELPGLVARHNAATA, encoded by the coding sequence ATGATCAATGCGGTCTTCTTCGATGTCGGCGGGACGATTCTCGACGAGTCCCGCGAGTTCGCGGCCTGGGCGGATTGGCTCGGTGTTCCACGGCACACGTTCTCGGCGGTCTTCGGTGCGGTGGTCGCCCGAGGTCTGGACTACCAGGAGACGTTCCGGGCCTTCCGCGCCGACTTCGATCTCGCCGCCGAGATTGATCGCCGGGCGAGCGCTGGTCAGTCGGAGACGTTCGGCGAGGAGGACCTCTACCCGGACGCGCGAGGGTGCCTGGCCGCGTTGCGGGACCAGGGTCTGTTGGTGGGCCTGGCCGGTAACCAGCCGGCCCACGCCGAGTCGATCCTCCGCGCTCTCGACCTCGGTGTGGACGTGGTCGGCACCTCGCACGGTTGGGGTGTGGCGAAGCCGGCGCCGGCGTTCTTCGAGCGGGTCGTCCGCGAAGGCGGCGGCGACGCGTCGTCGATCCTGTACGTGGGCGACCGGCCGGACAACGACGCCCGTCCGGCGCTGGCGGCCGGGATGAAGGCCTGCCTGATCCGGCGCTCCCCGTGGGGTCACATCCTCGACATCCCGACCGTGGCCGAGCAGTGCCTGTTCCGGATCGACTCGCTCGACGAACTGCCGGGTCTGGTCGCCAGGCACAACGCGGCAACTGCTTAA
- a CDS encoding protein phosphatase 2C domain-containing protein — translation MTLKLRSVGTSDRGLIRSGNQDALHAGTWLVAVADGMGGMAAGDLASALTIDAVAPLDVETPEDALVAALEGGIALATSRIRAAVAEDPERQGMGTTLTALLFARTGSCLALAHVGDSRAYLFRDGVLKQVTRDDTFVQMLVDQGVITPEQASSHPRRAVVTQALQGDEVSPSYATMVPRAGDRWLLCSDGLSNVVRPDTLTEVLSGYPDRAECVGKLIDLALHAGAPDNVTVVVADVSEE, via the coding sequence ATGACCCTGAAGCTGCGTTCCGTGGGAACGAGCGACCGTGGGCTGATCCGTAGCGGGAACCAGGACGCCCTGCACGCGGGCACCTGGCTCGTCGCCGTCGCCGACGGCATGGGCGGGATGGCCGCCGGGGACCTGGCCAGCGCCCTCACCATCGACGCGGTCGCCCCGCTGGACGTGGAGACACCCGAGGACGCCCTGGTGGCCGCGCTCGAAGGTGGCATCGCGCTGGCCACCTCCCGGATCCGGGCGGCGGTCGCCGAGGATCCCGAGCGTCAGGGCATGGGCACCACGCTGACCGCCCTGCTCTTCGCCCGTACCGGCAGTTGCCTGGCCCTCGCGCACGTCGGCGACTCCCGGGCCTACCTGTTCCGCGACGGCGTGCTCAAGCAGGTCACCCGGGACGACACGTTCGTCCAGATGCTGGTGGACCAGGGTGTGATCACCCCGGAGCAGGCCAGCAGCCACCCGCGACGTGCCGTGGTCACCCAGGCGTTGCAGGGCGACGAGGTCTCTCCGTCGTACGCGACGATGGTGCCCCGGGCCGGCGACCGGTGGTTGCTGTGCAGCGACGGGCTCTCCAACGTCGTCCGTCCGGACACCCTCACCGAGGTGCTGAGCGGTTATCCGGACCGGGCGGAGTGCGTCGGTAAGCTCATCGACCTGGCGCTGCACGCCGGCGCACCGGACAACGTCACGGTGGTGGTGGCCGACGTGTCGGAGGAGTAG
- a CDS encoding glycoside hydrolase family 9 protein, with translation MTSSRRRLLLAAATTLALTAVGAGVAHADPPPDAPEQIDNGDFSEGVSPWFSFGTGALAVTDGRLCTTVAGGLANPWDAGIGQDGVPLIAGAEYTLGFAVSATPGAAVKAVLQLGSAPYTTYAAVDATATGTAQRVEQTFTVPDTNPNAQLIFQVGGAAEAQTICLDDVSLRGGEPPEPYVPDTGPRVRVNQVGYLPGGPKNATVLTEATAALPWQLRSAAGAVVASGTTTARGVDAASGQNVHTVDFSSYRTPASGLTLTVDGETSHPFDISGTLYDQLRSDSLQFFYAQRSGIAIDGDLIGDEYARPAGHLGVAPNQGDTSVPCQPGVCDYSLDVRGGWYDAGDHGKYVVNGGIATYQLLNTFERTKTAATADGGAALGDSTLRVPERGNGVPDILDEARWELEFLLRMQVPAGKPLAGMVHHKIHDQNWTGLPLAPQDDPQPRELHPPSTAATLNMAATAAQCARLFAPYDAAFANRCATAAKTAYSAAKAHPAVYASPTDGTGGGAYDDSNVSDEFYWAAAELYLTTGAQTYLTDLTASPHHTGDVFDPRGFGWQSVAALGRLDLATVPNGLPAADLARVRASVTAAADAYLAELRRQAYGLPMPGDANSYFWGGNSNVINNAVVLATAFDLTRDPVYRDGAVQAMDYILGRNALNISYVTGWGEHAAQNQHSRIFGHQLDPSLPRPPAGSIAGGPNAALQDPFVAQLLAGCEPMFCYVDDINSYSTNEVAINWNSALTWIASFLADQGDSGAVPATTCSVRYTNYGTWQGGTGFTAQLTVQNTGATTVNGWNVRFAFTGDQRVREAWLAKVTQSGATVTARNESYNAKITPGGSVTFGFNATTAGSANPGPGLVTVNGSACSLT, from the coding sequence GTGACGTCATCCCGACGCCGCCTCCTGTTGGCAGCGGCGACCACTCTGGCCCTCACCGCCGTGGGCGCCGGCGTCGCCCACGCCGACCCACCACCGGACGCCCCCGAGCAGATCGACAACGGCGACTTCAGCGAAGGAGTGAGCCCCTGGTTCTCCTTCGGCACCGGCGCGCTCGCGGTCACCGACGGCCGGCTCTGCACCACCGTCGCGGGTGGGCTCGCCAACCCGTGGGACGCCGGCATCGGCCAGGACGGCGTACCACTGATCGCCGGCGCCGAATACACCCTCGGCTTCGCCGTCTCCGCCACCCCCGGCGCCGCCGTCAAGGCCGTGCTGCAGCTCGGCAGCGCCCCCTACACCACCTACGCGGCCGTGGACGCCACCGCGACCGGCACCGCCCAGCGCGTCGAGCAGACCTTCACCGTGCCGGACACCAACCCGAACGCCCAACTGATCTTCCAGGTCGGTGGCGCCGCCGAGGCGCAGACGATCTGCCTGGACGACGTCTCACTGCGCGGCGGCGAGCCACCCGAGCCGTACGTGCCGGACACCGGGCCACGGGTCCGCGTCAACCAGGTCGGCTACCTGCCGGGCGGCCCGAAGAACGCCACTGTCCTCACCGAGGCCACCGCGGCGCTGCCGTGGCAGCTGCGCTCCGCCGCCGGGGCCGTCGTGGCCAGCGGCACCACCACCGCGCGCGGCGTCGACGCCGCCTCCGGGCAGAACGTGCACACCGTCGACTTCTCCAGCTACCGCACCCCGGCCAGCGGGCTGACCCTCACCGTGGACGGCGAGACCAGCCACCCGTTCGACATCTCCGGCACCCTCTACGACCAGCTGCGCTCCGACTCGTTGCAGTTCTTCTACGCCCAGCGCAGCGGCATCGCCATCGACGGTGACCTGATCGGCGACGAGTACGCCCGCCCCGCCGGTCACCTCGGCGTGGCACCCAACCAGGGCGACACCAGCGTGCCCTGCCAGCCGGGCGTCTGCGACTACTCACTGGACGTGCGCGGCGGCTGGTACGACGCCGGCGACCACGGCAAGTACGTGGTCAACGGCGGCATCGCCACCTACCAGCTGTTGAACACCTTCGAGCGGACCAAGACGGCGGCCACCGCCGATGGCGGCGCGGCGTTGGGCGACAGCACCCTGCGGGTGCCCGAGCGCGGCAACGGTGTACCGGACATCCTCGACGAGGCCCGCTGGGAGCTGGAGTTCCTGCTGCGCATGCAGGTGCCGGCCGGCAAGCCGCTCGCCGGAATGGTCCACCACAAGATCCACGACCAGAACTGGACCGGGCTGCCGCTCGCGCCGCAGGACGACCCGCAGCCGCGCGAGCTGCACCCGCCGTCGACCGCGGCCACCCTCAACATGGCCGCCACCGCCGCCCAGTGCGCGCGCCTGTTCGCCCCCTACGACGCGGCGTTCGCGAACCGCTGCGCCACCGCGGCGAAGACGGCCTACAGCGCGGCCAAGGCCCACCCGGCGGTGTACGCCAGCCCGACCGACGGCACCGGCGGCGGCGCGTACGACGACAGCAACGTCTCCGACGAGTTCTACTGGGCGGCGGCCGAGCTGTACCTGACCACCGGGGCACAGACCTACCTGACCGACCTGACCGCGTCGCCGCACCACACCGGCGACGTGTTCGACCCGCGCGGCTTCGGCTGGCAGAGCGTCGCCGCGCTGGGCCGCCTCGACCTGGCCACAGTGCCGAACGGGCTGCCCGCCGCCGACCTGGCCCGGGTCCGCGCCTCGGTCACCGCCGCCGCCGACGCGTACCTCGCCGAGCTGCGCCGGCAGGCGTACGGGCTGCCGATGCCCGGCGACGCCAACAGCTACTTCTGGGGCGGCAACAGCAACGTCATCAACAACGCCGTCGTGTTGGCCACCGCGTTCGACCTGACCCGCGACCCGGTCTACCGCGACGGCGCGGTGCAGGCGATGGACTACATCCTCGGTCGCAACGCGCTGAACATCTCGTACGTCACCGGCTGGGGCGAACACGCCGCGCAGAACCAGCACAGCCGGATCTTCGGCCACCAGCTCGACCCGAGCCTGCCCCGGCCGCCAGCCGGTTCGATCGCCGGTGGCCCGAACGCGGCCCTCCAGGACCCGTTCGTGGCGCAGTTGCTGGCCGGTTGCGAACCGATGTTCTGCTACGTCGACGACATCAACTCGTACTCGACGAACGAGGTGGCGATCAACTGGAACTCGGCGCTGACCTGGATCGCCTCGTTCCTGGCCGACCAGGGTGACTCCGGCGCGGTGCCGGCCACCACCTGCTCGGTGCGCTACACCAACTACGGCACCTGGCAGGGCGGCACCGGGTTCACCGCCCAGCTGACCGTGCAGAACACGGGGGCCACCACCGTCAACGGCTGGAACGTGCGCTTCGCGTTCACCGGCGACCAGCGGGTCCGCGAGGCGTGGCTGGCGAAGGTCACCCAGTCCGGCGCGACGGTGACCGCGCGCAACGAGTCGTACAACGCCAAGATCACACCCGGTGGTTCGGTGACGTTCGGCTTCAACGCGACGACCGCCGGCAGCGCCAACCCGGGTCCCGGCCTGGTGACCGTCAACGGTTCGGCCTGCTCGCTGACCTGA
- a CDS encoding DUF222 domain-containing protein, which yields MIDALEQAEAAVAACYDTAAWAASERDLVAALDATHRIEQRLAAVKLGLVRELDGRGTANAQGASCTAVWLRDRLRLGVGAARRLVGLAAGLDAAPAAVRDALAGGAVDVDQVRVIADTVETVHTAAGPEAADKAVGVLVDWAAQFDATQLRRLGTRILDHVAPEIADAAAEAALRAAESRSARDRHLTLSEQTDGRLRLTGILDVEAAALLRAAIDPLSAPTGPDDNRTAGQRRHDAFTDVFRLALRSGELPEHGGDPTQVVVTTSYDGLTRQMGAGTLDTGLQLTPEAVRRLACDAAVLPAVLGGAGQPLDVGRQRRLITGPLRRALALRDRGCAFPGCDRPPRWCAAHVRREALIDRVEVRDHHRRPVAAGR from the coding sequence GTGATCGATGCGTTGGAGCAGGCCGAGGCCGCAGTGGCGGCTTGCTACGACACGGCCGCCTGGGCCGCCAGCGAACGCGACCTGGTCGCGGCGCTGGACGCCACGCACCGCATCGAACAACGGTTGGCCGCGGTCAAGCTGGGCCTCGTGCGTGAGTTGGACGGTCGCGGCACCGCGAACGCCCAGGGCGCGTCCTGCACAGCCGTGTGGCTACGGGACCGTCTGCGGCTCGGGGTCGGTGCCGCCCGCCGCCTGGTCGGGCTGGCCGCCGGGCTCGACGCCGCTCCCGCCGCCGTACGGGACGCGTTGGCCGGCGGTGCGGTCGACGTGGATCAGGTCCGGGTCATCGCCGACACGGTCGAGACCGTGCACACCGCCGCTGGCCCTGAGGCCGCCGACAAGGCCGTGGGTGTCCTCGTCGACTGGGCGGCGCAGTTCGACGCCACCCAGCTACGCAGACTCGGCACCCGGATCCTCGACCACGTCGCCCCCGAGATTGCCGACGCCGCGGCCGAAGCCGCGCTGAGAGCAGCGGAATCCCGCAGCGCGCGCGACCGGCACCTCACCCTCTCCGAACAGACTGACGGCAGGCTACGCCTCACCGGCATCCTCGACGTCGAGGCGGCCGCCCTGCTGCGTGCCGCCATCGACCCGCTGAGCGCGCCCACCGGGCCCGACGACAACCGGACCGCTGGGCAGCGCCGCCACGACGCGTTCACCGACGTGTTCCGCCTCGCGCTCCGCAGCGGTGAGCTACCTGAGCACGGCGGCGACCCCACCCAGGTCGTCGTCACCACCAGCTACGACGGGTTGACCCGGCAAATGGGCGCCGGCACCCTCGACACCGGCCTTCAGCTCACCCCCGAGGCCGTGCGTCGGCTCGCCTGCGACGCCGCCGTCCTACCAGCCGTGCTCGGCGGCGCCGGTCAACCACTCGACGTCGGCCGGCAGCGCCGGCTCATCACCGGCCCACTTCGCCGTGCCCTGGCGCTGCGCGACCGTGGCTGCGCGTTCCCCGGCTGCGACCGCCCGCCCCGCTGGTGCGCCGCCCACGTGCGCCGTGAGGCGCTGATTGATCGAGTGGAGGTGAGAGACCACCACCGCCGTCCTGTCGCGGCAGGACGGTGA